The Oncorhynchus tshawytscha isolate Ot180627B linkage group LG20, Otsh_v2.0, whole genome shotgun sequence genome has a window encoding:
- the LOC112219372 gene encoding leucine-rich repeat transmembrane neuronal protein 4-like — MGSKLCDGRLAHLPLLLLLVLQALLLLCSGERTCPHSCRCEGKIVHCESAGFSDVPENISVGCQGLSLRYNDLHTLLPYQFAHLNQILWLYLDHNQISALDSRAFQGVRRLKELILSSNKISQLHNATFHGVPNLRSLDLSYNKLQMLQPGQFHGLRKLQNLHLRSNGLTNIPIRAFLECRSLEFLDLGYNRLRALTRTTFLGLQRLMELHLEHNQFSRINFFLFPRLANLRGLYLQWNRIRVVNQGLPWSWHTLQKLDLSGNEIQTLDPAVFHCLPNLQILNLESNKLSNVSQEAVSAWISLTSISLAGNVWECGTGICPLVAWLRNFRGTKDTTMICSSPKHLQGEKIMEATRNNGICEETDYFQTETPSPTPDFIETTPDPTPAPTSPPPPLAPPTTLAPLPPPRPQPLPRPTFPSRVGINPRDSPPQAPPSLRSLVVTQPPELELMSFHKVVVGSVALFFSMSLILTVIYVSWRRYPNAARLLQQSSVVGRKRRKKSPEPEQNLSSQLQEYYMSYNPAATPEGLEVLGNGTGSCTCISGSRECENEYTCPRPLPGAWLGDVPTIH, encoded by the coding sequence GTTCTAAGCTGTGTGATGGACGACTGGCGCACCTCCCACTCCTCCTGCTCCTCGTCCTCCAGGCcctgctgctgctctgctctggtgaACGCACCTGCCCCCACAGCTGCCGTTGTGAGGGGAAAATCGTCCATTGCGAGTCAGCTGGCTTCTCAGATGTCCCTGAGAACATCTCAGTGGGCTGCCAAGGCCTCTCTCTCCGCTACAATGACCTGCACACACTGCTCCCCTACCAGTTTGCCCACCTCAACCAAATCCTCTGGCTCTACCTGGACCACAACCAGATCTCTGCTCTAGATAGCCGGGCCTTCCAGGGGGTCCGCAGGCTTAAAGAGCTGATCCTCAGCTCCAACAAGATCTCTCAGCTCCACAATGCCACCTTCCACGGGGTGCCCAACCTCCGCAGCCTGGACCTGTCCTACAACAAGCTGCAGATGCTGCAGCCGGGGCAGTTCCACGGCCTGAGGAAGCTGCAGAACCTCCACCTCCGCTCAAACGGCCTCACCAACATCCCCATCCGGGCCTTCCTGGAATGTCGCAGCCTGGAGTTTCTGGACCTGGGCTACAACCGTCTCCGGGCCCTCACCAGGACCACTTTCCTGGGGCTGCAGAGGCTCATGGAGCTGCACCTGGAGCACAACCAGTTCTCCCGGATCAACTTCTTTCTGTTTCCACGTCTTGCTAACCTGCGGGGGCTCTATCTGCAGTGGAACCGCATCCGAGTAGTCAACCAGGGCCTGCCCTGGAGCTGGCACACGCTGCAGAAACTGGACTTGTCTGGCAACGAGATCCAGACCCTGGACCCAGCCGTATTCCACTGCCTGCCCAACCTACAGATCCTCAATCTGGAGTCCAACAAACTGTCCAACGTGTCCCAGGAGGCAGTGTCTGCCTGGATATCCCTGACCTCCATCAGCCTGGCGGGTAACGTGTGGGAATGTGGGACAGGCATCTGCCCACTGGTGGCTTGGCTGAGAAACTTTCGAGGCACTAAAGACACCACCATGATATGCAGCAGCCCAAAGCATCTCCAGGGAGAGAAGATCATGGAGGCTACAAGGAACAACGGAATTTGTGAGGAAACAGACTACTTCCAGACAGAAACTCCTTCCCCGACACCAGATTTCATTGAGACGACACCCGACCCAACCCCTGCTCCCACCAGCCCCCCTCCACCCCTGGCTCCACCTACCACCCTGGCCCCCCTACCCCCACCTAGGCCTCAGCCCCTTCCCCGCCCGACCTTCCCAAGCCGGGTAGGAATTAACCCCAGAGACTCCCCTCCCCAGGCTCCACCCTCCCTCCGCAGCCTGGTGGTGACTCAGCCCCCAGAGCTGGAGCTCATGTCCTTCCACAAGGTAGTGGTGGGCAGTGTGGCGCTCTTCTTCTCCATGTCGCTCATCCTGACCGTCATCTATGTGTCGTGGAGGCGCTACCCGAACGCTGCACGACTCCTGCAGCAGAGCTCCGTGGTGGGCCGCAAGCGACGGAAAAAGAGCCCTGAGCCAGAGCAGAACCTGAGCTCCCAGCTGCAGGAATATTACATGAGCTACAACCCGGCTGCCACCCCGGAGGGTTTGGAGGTGCTCGGCAACGGGACTGGGTCCTGCACCTGCATCTCTGGCTCCAGGGAATGCGAG